One genomic region from Diabrotica undecimpunctata isolate CICGRU chromosome 9, icDiaUnde3, whole genome shotgun sequence encodes:
- the LOC140451057 gene encoding matrix metalloproteinase-25-like encodes MALVAFQEKYNLPVTGTLNNDTINMMMNKPRCSVGDNNYAIRSKWNKTTLRWYFPQAISNPDYINLAAEAFARWETISNLKFKQVIIPSPRPDITITVVPDTHNFRASCQGTSKCSFNFDGPGKVLAHAYFPSAHGECTEIHLDVM; translated from the coding sequence ATGGCCCTAGTTGCCTTTCAGGAAAAATACAATCTTCCTGTGACTGGAACATTAAATAATGATACTATAAATATGATGATGAATAAGCCTCGATGTTCTGTTGGCGACAATAACTATGCCATTCGTTCGAAGTGGAATAAAACGACTTTACGCTGGTATTTCCCTCAGGCTATTAGTAATCCCGATTATATAAATCTTGCTGCAGAAGCTTTCGCTAGATGGGAGACAAtatctaatttaaagtttaaacaaGTAATAATACCTTCTCCGAGGCCTGATATTACTATAACTGTGGTACCAGATACTCATAATTTTCGAGCAAGTTGTCAAGGAACCTCTAAATGTTCATTTAATTTCGATGGTCCTGGAAAAGTATTGGCTCACGCATACTTTCCAAGCGCACACGGAGAGTGTACCGAAATTCATCTTGATGTTATGTAG